A window of the Lactuca sativa cultivar Salinas chromosome 5, Lsat_Salinas_v11, whole genome shotgun sequence genome harbors these coding sequences:
- the LOC111892722 gene encoding glutaredoxin-C13 encodes MEKIKSLVSENGVVIFTKSTCCLCYAVKILFQELGVSPVVHEIDQDPHGRDMEKALLKQGCNSPPVPAVYICGKLVGSTNEVMSLHLSGSLIPLLKPFQSLS; translated from the coding sequence ATGGAGAAGATAAAATCATTGGTATCTGAGAATGGAGTTGTGATTTTTACCAAGAGCACCTGTTGCTTGTGCTATGCTGTCAAAATTCTGTTCCAAGAACTTGGGGTGAGCCCTGTAGTTCATGAAATAGACCAAGATCCTCATGGAAGGGATATGGAGAAGGCTCTCCTGAAGCAAGGGTGCAACTCACCCCCTGTGCCAGCTGTATACATATGTGGCAAGCTCGTGGGGTCCACCAATGAGGTCATGTCCCTCCACCTAAGCGGTTCCCTCATTCCACTGCTCAAACCTTTTCAATCCTTGTCTTAA